Below is a genomic region from Planctomycetia bacterium.
GGCGCCGAACGGGCCGGCGCCGACCGACATGCCGGAGCCTTTCACGTCGGAGAACGGTGGCTTGCCACCCCCGCCCTGGCCGCCGGAGCGGTAGGGAGAGTAGGCCGCGCCCGCCTGGGCGGCCGCGGTGGCCGCCGCCGCCGCGGTCTGCTGCCGGGCCGCCGCGGCCCGGTCCACGAGCTGCTGCCGGCTCTGGTCGAAGGCGGCCGACCGCTGCTGGAGCGCGGCCCGCGTCTTCTCGATCTTCTCGATCTCCAGTTGCAGCTGGCTCGCCGACATCGTCACCACGTCGGGCACGTCCTTGAGCACCTCGGCCCGCTTGCGGTCCGACATCGCCGACAGGTACTGGCCGACCCACGACCGGGCGTCCTTCGCCTCCGGTGTATCGAGGATCTTGAACTTGGAGTCGAGATCGTCGAGGAGGTATTCGAGCTCGTACGACGACATGCCGGCGACCCGACGGTTGAAGCTCGCCTTGATCCGCCGCACTTCGTCCGTGGTGTAGATCTGCTGCGCGGCAAGCCATTCCCCGAGTTCGAAGATCGCCCGGCGCCAGCGCTGGCTGTTCATGATCTGCGCCTTGCGGACGATGTCGTCGTCGGCGTCGTTGGCCGGCGCGGCCGGGGCCGCTGCCGCCGGCGGGTCGGCCGCGGCAACCCGGGCGCCGGCGAGGGCGGTGACGGCGAGGCATGCCAGCACCAGGCAGACCGTCCGGCGGAATGGGAGGCGGGGGTGGATCATGGCGTCTTTCCCTTGGGCTTGCGGGTCATGACCATCGTGAAGGCGGGGGCGTGCTCCCCGCCCACGTGCGTCGGCAGCGACCGCCAGATGCAGCGATCCTTGCCGTCGAACGAGTAGATGTTGAGTGAGGATGTCTGGGTGCCGTCCGGAAGCACCGCGGCGGTGCGGGCCACCCAGGCATCGCCGTCGCGGCTCCACGCCGCCTCGCCGTGGCCGCCGTCGGAACTGAAGACCCAGGAACGGATCTTCCGCGACAGCGGGTCCCAGCCGATCCGCTGGGTGACGTTCAGCGTGCCGGCCTGATTGGCCTCGTCGGCGGCGGCGGCCGGGATCTTCATGTCGCGGAGCAGGAAGGTTCGGTTGGCATTCCAGCGGACCGTGATCTCCATCGCCGGCTTGTCGCCAGCCGCCGCTTCCGGGCGGCCTTCACGGTCCTCGACGACCGTCCATTCGCCGACCATCCAGTCGAGATCCTGGAGCGTCTCGGCGTCGGACGGTGCATCGAGCCGGTCCTCGCGGAGCGCAGCCAGTTTCCAGCCGTCTGCGCCGCGGACCCAGGTCGCGGAGAACCGGCCCCGAACCGGCTGCGCGATCCCCGGCAGGCCGACCTCGACCGTGCCGTCCTCGATCGCCACGTCGTCGGTGAGGAAGCGCAGGTTCGTCTCCCGGATCCGCATGTCGGGCCGCACCGTTCCGGCCGCCGGCTTCGTCGCATCGGCGGCCGACTTTCGCCCCGCGAGCGTGTTTCCCTGCTCGTCGACGATGTCGCCGTCGGCGGTCCAGAAAGCGGCCAGCGCCGGCCCATCACCCCGCGACAGCGCCTCCTGGTAGGCCTGTGCCGCCGCGCGGATCGCCGCCTTGTCACGGTCCCGGACGGTGTCCGCGGCGATCGCCGGCGCGAGGAGCGAGGCGGCGGCCAGCAGGCACGAGGCGCCGACGACAGAGCATGGGACGCCGGCGCGGCCCGACTGCGCCGGGTTGAGAATGGGAGCGAGCGACATCGGGCACCATAGAGCGGAAGAGGAGAAAAATCAGGATAATTCTAGCACGGCGCCAGGGGGCCGGGAAAGCGGCCGCCACGTCTGGTAGGGTGGGGGGGACATGACCGAGATCACCGCGACACTCGCCGACCTCGTCCGTCGCCCCAGCGTCAATCCGATGGGCCGCGACGTGTCAGGGCCCGAATACCTCGAGGGCCGCGTCACCGACTACCTCGCCCAGCGGTTCGCGGCCGCCGGCCTGCTCTGGGCCAGACAGCCCGTCGCCCCCGGCCGCGACAACGTGATCGCACGACTCGATGCGACCGAGCCCGGGGGGCCGGTCATCCTCTGGGATGCCCACCAGGACACCGTTCCCGCCGAGGGGATGACGGTCGAACCGTTCGTACCGCTGGTTCGGGAAGGGCGTCTCTACGGTCGCGGTGCCTGTGATGTGAAGGGGGGCATGGCGGCGATGCTCGTCGCCCTCGACCGATTGCGAACCGTCGGGGTCTCGCGTCGGGCGACGATCGTGTTTGCGGCGACGGTCAACGAGGAGTTCGGCTTTTCGGGAGCCAAGGCGCTCGCCCGCCTCTGGACCCAGACCGGCGACGAGTTTCCTGCCACCGACGCGGCCGCCCGCAAGCTGGTTGGGGGGCGGCCCCTGCTGGCGGTCGTGGCCGAGCCGACGGGGCTGGACCTCGTCACCCGGCACAAGGGGGCCGTGCGCTGGCGGATCGGCGTCCACGGCCGGGCATGTCACAGCGCGTTTCCCGAGCAGGGGGAGAACGCGATCTACCCGGCCGGCCGGGTGATTCTCGCGATGGAGGCGCTGTCCCGGGAACTCCTGGCCCGCGCCCCCGATCACCCCTGCGGACCACCGACGCTCAACGTGGGCACCGTTCGCGGCGGCAGCGGCGTCAATCTCGTGCCCGACCTCGTCGTGATCGAGGTCGAGCGGCGCATCCTGCCCGGCGAGTGTCCGGTGGCGGCCCGGGACGAGGTCATGCGGCGCATCGCCGGCGCCTGTGGCGATGCGCGGGTGGTGCACCACGACCCGTTCCTCGAGAGCGGAGGCCTGCCCGAGGCGGACTGCGACGCGGTCGTCCCCTGGATCGAGGCCCTCGTGGCCGGGGCCAGGGCCCGCGGCGGCGCCGCCCGGCGTGTCGCCGCCCGCTACGGCACCAACGCCAGCATCTTTGCCGCCGCCGGCGTGCCGAGCGTCGTCTTCGGCCCCGGCTCGATCGAACAGGCTCACACCGCCGACGAGTGGATCGCCCTCGAGCAGGTCGATGCCGCTGCCGACAGCCTCGGCAGCCTGGCCGCGGCCCCGTCCCCCCGGGTGTGAGGCGGGAAGGCGGGCTGGTACAACTTCGCTCGCCGAGCCCTGCCGCATGCTGCCGCACGCCGTGGCATGCTCCGGCTTCCCGACGAGGTGCTGACGCCATGGCAGGCAGGATCAAGGTCTCGGGCCCGGTCGTCGATCTCGACGGCGACGAGATGACGCGGATCATCTGGAAGTTCATCAAGGACCAACTGATCCTGCCCTTTCTCGACGTCGAGCTGCGGTCCTACGACCTGTCGATCCAGAACCGCGACGCCACGGCCGACGCGGTGACCGTCGAGGCGGCCGATGCCATCCGCGAGTGCGGCGTCGGCGTGAAGTGCGCCACCATCACACCCGACGAGGCGCGGGTCAAAGAGTTCGGTCTCAAGCAGATGTGGAAGAGCCCCAACGGCACGATCCGCAACATCCTCGGCGGGGCTATCTTTCGCGAGCCGATCATCATCAGGAACATCCCCCGGCTGGTGCCCGGGTGGACGAAGCCGATCGTGGTCGGCCGGCACGCGTTCGGCGACCAGTACCGGGCCACCGACCTGAAGATTCCCGGACCGGGAAGCCTGACGCTCACGTTCACGCCGGCCGACGGCGGGCAGCCACAGGAGTTCCACGTCTACGACTTCCCGTCGCCGGGTGTCGCGCTGGCGATGTACAACCTCGACGATTCGATCCGCGACTTCGCCCGGGCGAGCTTCCGCTACGGCCTCGCCCGCCGCTATCCCGTCTACCTGTCGACGAAGAACACGATCCTCAAGGCCTATGACGGCCGCTTCAAGGATATCTTCCAGGAGATCTACGATGCGGAGTTCAAGGCCGATTTCACCCGCGAGGGGATCGGCTACGAGCACCGACTGATCGACGACATGGTCGCCTCCGCGCTCAAGTGGGATGGGGGCTACGTCTGGGCCTGCAAGAATTACGACGGCGACGTGCAGAGCGACGTCGTCGCCCAGGGGTTCGGCTCGCTGGGCCTGATGACAAGCGTGCTGCTCACGCCCGACGGGAAGACCGTCGAGGCTGAGGCGGCCCACGGCACCGTCACCCGGCACTTCCGCCAGCACCAGCAGGGCAAGCCGACCTCCACCAACCCCATCGCCTCGATCTTCGCCTGGACGAGGGGGCTGGCCCACCGCGGCAAACTCGACGGCACCCCCGACGTCATCCGGTTCGCCGAGACGCTGGAGCGGGCCTGCATCGAGACGGTCGAGGCGGGGAACATGACGAAGGACCTGGCGACCCTCGTCGGACCCGGCCAGCCTTCTCTCACGACCGAGGAATTCCTGGGGGCGATCGACGCCACGCTGCGCCGGGCGATGGCCGCCTGAGGCCCCGGCCTGGTTTGCGCGGGCCGGCGAGCGGGGGGCCGGGCGTCGCCGGGGGGAGACCATGTGCCCTTCTGCCGACGTATGCTGTCGGTTTCGGGTCTTTCCCGCCGTCATTCGCGGGATCTGGGATGGTGTGGGTGATTGGGCGGCTGCCGCACCAAAAGGCGCATCACACGTGGTTCGCCGTGCCTGCTTGTCGCCCGTTTGGAAGTCAGGGCCGATCTCCGTCACGGCGTGACGTGCCCACGCCCGAACGCTCGCCCTGAGGTGACCCTGGTCACGCCGGCAGTTCGATCACGGCCTTGAGGGTGCCGGCGGCCGGGTCCATGAGCCCCGGAAACGCCGCGATCGTATCGGCGAACGGCACCTGGTGGGTGATCCAGGGCCGGGTGTCGATCACACCCGCCTCGATCAGACCGATGATCCGCCCGAAATCGCGGGACATCGCGTTGCGACTGGCAAGCAGGGTCAGTTCCCGGCGGTGCATCACCGGCGCGTGCGGAAACACGAGATCGGCCTGCGTGATCCCGACGTAGACGAGCCGGCCGCCGAACGAGCAGAACGTCAGGGCCCTGGCCATGCTCGCGGCGCTGCCGGTGGCATCGACCACCACGTCGGCCATCCGTCCGCCTGTCAGCTTGCCCACGGCCGCTTCGTCGGCGGCAGTGCCGGTCGCCAGAAGTGTGTCGGCCACGCCCATCCGCTCGCGGACGAACGCCAGCCGCGACTCGGCCATGTCCATCACGATCACGCGGCCCGCCGCGAGCTTCGCGAACTCGACGACCGAGAGCCCGATCGGACCGGCGCCGATCACGAGCACCGTGTCGCTCGGCCCGGGCCCGCCGCGGTCGACCGCATGGCAGCCGATCGCGAGCGTCTCCACCAGCGCGTTCTGGGCATGCGTGAGCCGGGGCGACGGATGGAGCTTGCGGGCCGGCACCGTGAACAGCGGCCGCAGGCCGCCGTCGCAGTGCACGCCGAGCGTCTGATGATGCTCACAGCAGTTCGTGAGCCCGCGCTGGCACGACGAACATCGCTGGCAGTTGATGTAGGGCTCGACACAGCAGCGGTCGCCCGCATGCACGTGCGTCACGCCCAGCCCGACGGCCACCACCTCGACGCCCAGTTCGTGCCCGGGAATCCGCGGGTAGCTGAAGAACGGCATCGTGCCGAGGTAGCCGCCGTAGTCGGTGCCGCAGATGCCCACGGCGTGTACCCGCACGACCGCCTCGCCGGCCGCCGGCGCCGCCGGCTCAGGGATGTCGATGAACCGAAACGCCTTGGGCTGTTCGAGCAACAGGGCCTGCATGGGTCACTTCTCCGTGAGTCCGTAGAACCGGGTGGCGGTGCCACCGAAGAATTGTGCCTGCTCGCCGGCCGACGTCCGGCTGAAAAACTCGCGCACGATCGCCACCACGTCGGCATACTCCGCCGCGACGAGGCAGACCGGCCAGTCGCTGCCGAACATCAGCCGTTCGGGGCCGAATGCCGCGAGCACGACGTCGAGGCAGGCTACGAAGTCGGACTGGCTCCAGCCCCGCCAGGCCGCCTCCGTCACCATGCCCGATACCTTACAGAGCACATTGTCGTGTGCCGCGAGGGCCTCGATGTCCCGCCGCCAGCCGGCAAAGCCCCCCCACGATGACCCCTGTGCAATCCTCGGCTTCGCGAGGTGATCGAGCACGAACGGCTGCTCGGGGAGCAGACCCACGAGTTCGACCGCCGCCGGCAACTGCTCCGGATAGACGAGCAGATCGTAGGTGAGGTCGAAACGCCGGAGCTGCCGCAGCCCGCGGACGAACGCCGCGCCGAGCAGGAACCGCGGATCGGGCTCGTCCTGCACGACGTGCCGTACGCCCACGAACCGCGGCTGTGCCGCGAACGGCTCGAGCTGCCGCACCACCTCGGGATCCCGCAGGTCGATCCAGCCCACCACGCCACGAACGAACGGATCGGCATCGGCCAGTTCGAGTAGCCAGCGACTCTCCGCCAGCGACTGCCGCGCCTGCACGGCGACGCTGCCGCCGATGCCATGCGGCTGGGCGACTCCAGCCAGATCGACCGGCAAGAAATCCCGCGCAATCCGCTCCATGCCGGTGCCGATCCACGGATAGTCCTCCGCCGAGTACCGCCAAAAATGCTGATGTGAGTCAATCTGCATCGATCTACCCTACCCATCAAACGAGGCGCAGCGGCGACTTGTACCGCCCCCAAGCCGGCGCGTGCGAGCAGGCATGCACTCCCATCAATTGTTCTCAGCCAGCCCCTCGGTGTGCCCGACGTTCCTCACCGGAGCAAAGATCGCCTGCACGTCGCGGACGAGCTCCATGTCGAGCGGCTCGGCGGCCCAGGCCGCCCAGGCCCGGACGTTGGCGGGATTCGCGCTGCCGGCCACGGTGGTGGCGATGTCGGGATTGGCGATCGCGAACTGCAGCGCCAGCTTCGCGAGTGAGCTGCCGCGAGACCGGCAGAGATCCGCCGCCCGCCGGGCCGCCGCCTTCACGCTCTCCGGCTCCTTGAGCCAGGCCGGCAGCGGGGCGTCGGTGAGCAGCCGCGCACTGAACGGCCCGGCATTCATCACGCCGATCCCCTTGTCCTTGAGGTACGGAATCGTCTCGTCGGCGAACCGGGTGTTCTGCAGCGTGTATTGGTTGTAGTTGAGCACGCAGTCGACTCGGGCCTGGTCGCAGATGAACCGGAAGATCTTCTGCGGATACCCGCTGAACCCGCTGAACCGCAGCTTGCCCGCCTGGCGGGCCCGCTCGAGGGCCGGCAGCGTTTCGTCCACGATCTGCTGCATGGGCACGAACTCGATGTCGTGACAGAGCACGATGTCGAGATGGTCGGTCCGCAGCCGGTGCAGCGACACGTCGATGCTCTCGGCCACCCGCTTCGCCGAGAAGTCGAAGTGGCCCAGGTCGTAGCGGCCGAGCTTTGTGCAGAGAAGGTACTTATCCCGTGGTATGCCCAGCGCGATGCCGAGCAGCACCTCGCTCATGCCGCGGCCGTAGAACGGGCTCGTGTCGATCAGGTTCAGGCCGCAGTCGAGCGCCGCGTGCACGCTCGCGAGGGCTTCGTCGAGCGTGATCGAGCGGAACTCGGCGCCGAGGGAGCTCGCGCCGAACGCGAGGATCGGAACCTGGAGGCCGGTGGAGCCGAGCGGGCGTGTCTGCAATGTCATGAACGCTGCTCTGAGGTGCCGCCGGGACGGCAGAAGTCTCGTCGCGGTGGGCCGCGGCGGCCCAATGCTCCTCGAGCTTCCACCGATCCCG
It encodes:
- a CDS encoding acetylornithine deacetylase, which translates into the protein MTEITATLADLVRRPSVNPMGRDVSGPEYLEGRVTDYLAQRFAAAGLLWARQPVAPGRDNVIARLDATEPGGPVILWDAHQDTVPAEGMTVEPFVPLVREGRLYGRGACDVKGGMAAMLVALDRLRTVGVSRRATIVFAATVNEEFGFSGAKALARLWTQTGDEFPATDAAARKLVGGRPLLAVVAEPTGLDLVTRHKGAVRWRIGVHGRACHSAFPEQGENAIYPAGRVILAMEALSRELLARAPDHPCGPPTLNVGTVRGGSGVNLVPDLVVIEVERRILPGECPVAARDEVMRRIAGACGDARVVHHDPFLESGGLPEADCDAVVPWIEALVAGARARGGAARRVAARYGTNASIFAAAGVPSVVFGPGSIEQAHTADEWIALEQVDAAADSLGSLAAAPSPRV
- a CDS encoding amidohydrolase is translated as MQIDSHQHFWRYSAEDYPWIGTGMERIARDFLPVDLAGVAQPHGIGGSVAVQARQSLAESRWLLELADADPFVRGVVGWIDLRDPEVVRQLEPFAAQPRFVGVRHVVQDEPDPRFLLGAAFVRGLRQLRRFDLTYDLLVYPEQLPAAVELVGLLPEQPFVLDHLAKPRIAQGSSWGGFAGWRRDIEALAAHDNVLCKVSGMVTEAAWRGWSQSDFVACLDVVLAAFGPERLMFGSDWPVCLVAAEYADVVAIVREFFSRTSAGEQAQFFGGTATRFYGLTEK
- the icd gene encoding isocitrate dehydrogenase [NADP]; translation: MAGRIKVSGPVVDLDGDEMTRIIWKFIKDQLILPFLDVELRSYDLSIQNRDATADAVTVEAADAIRECGVGVKCATITPDEARVKEFGLKQMWKSPNGTIRNILGGAIFREPIIIRNIPRLVPGWTKPIVVGRHAFGDQYRATDLKIPGPGSLTLTFTPADGGQPQEFHVYDFPSPGVALAMYNLDDSIRDFARASFRYGLARRYPVYLSTKNTILKAYDGRFKDIFQEIYDAEFKADFTREGIGYEHRLIDDMVASALKWDGGYVWACKNYDGDVQSDVVAQGFGSLGLMTSVLLTPDGKTVEAEAAHGTVTRHFRQHQQGKPTSTNPIASIFAWTRGLAHRGKLDGTPDVIRFAETLERACIETVEAGNMTKDLATLVGPGQPSLTTEEFLGAIDATLRRAMAA
- the yjjN gene encoding zinc-type alcohol dehydrogenase yields the protein MQALLLEQPKAFRFIDIPEPAAPAAGEAVVRVHAVGICGTDYGGYLGTMPFFSYPRIPGHELGVEVVAVGLGVTHVHAGDRCCVEPYINCQRCSSCQRGLTNCCEHHQTLGVHCDGGLRPLFTVPARKLHPSPRLTHAQNALVETLAIGCHAVDRGGPGPSDTVLVIGAGPIGLSVVEFAKLAAGRVIVMDMAESRLAFVRERMGVADTLLATGTAADEAAVGKLTGGRMADVVVDATGSAASMARALTFCSFGGRLVYVGITQADLVFPHAPVMHRRELTLLASRNAMSRDFGRIIGLIEAGVIDTRPWITHQVPFADTIAAFPGLMDPAAGTLKAVIELPA
- a CDS encoding oxidoreductase, yielding MTLQTRPLGSTGLQVPILAFGASSLGAEFRSITLDEALASVHAALDCGLNLIDTSPFYGRGMSEVLLGIALGIPRDKYLLCTKLGRYDLGHFDFSAKRVAESIDVSLHRLRTDHLDIVLCHDIEFVPMQQIVDETLPALERARQAGKLRFSGFSGYPQKIFRFICDQARVDCVLNYNQYTLQNTRFADETIPYLKDKGIGVMNAGPFSARLLTDAPLPAWLKEPESVKAAARRAADLCRSRGSSLAKLALQFAIANPDIATTVAGSANPANVRAWAAWAAEPLDMELVRDVQAIFAPVRNVGHTEGLAENN